The genomic DNA AACCTATATTGCATTTGAATATACACACTCACACGTATACATACTCGTATTGCACCCCTGCAAGAAAAATGACTcaagtttgaattttttaaatttctgatGAATTATATGTACTTTTCAATTAgcatgaataattaattttgaaatatgtaACTTTTTTGGATTTTTCTTTGTATCACTTTTCTTGTGGAACAGCTGTACATACAACACTGTCATCAATTATAAAATCATTGTTAGTTCACGTTTAGATTCGACTAGAGAAGAAAAACTCATTGTTATACACACATATTAAACCACGACACCGATATCAAAGCAAGGATCAAAATACGCTTGTAAAATGCATATTATTATATGAGTACTATATTTTGTTACATCAATTGCAAGACAGCATATAGTTTGATATTactaattatatatatatacatatatatatgattCTATTGACTAGATCTACGTAAtacgtatattattattaatattattatttttatacaaggGGTGAGTGTATCCATGGTGCGAGAATGAGAGTAATATGGAAGGatcgaaagaggaagaagagaaagaagaatgaaCGTGGAAGAATGAATGAAGAGATGAAGTATGTCTGAAGTTCGACGGAGAAGAAGAGGTATTTTAGAAATATGAAGATTGTTAGCGTTGCTCCATGACATTTTTATTCGTAATCAATATCTTCCCCGACACCCTGCTCATTTTATTACCATATAAAGTTAGCCACCCTACCATCGACCCACCCCTCGAATCATTCTTCTTTGATCATTTGCAGTTAAGTCTCGATAGACTCGTCGCATTTGCAGGAAcgaatcttttctttcttttttttttttttttttaatcgctATGGTATCATCCCTTATAATCTTTacgtttattaatattattaattaatgttatACATCCATGAAAGGCAGTCGCGTTACAGTCAGGAGAAGACCTCGATCGCAAACGAGACCCCAGTGAAGAGACGAAGAAAGGAGTATAACGcgttcgttttcttttttctttcttctcctaattttttattttgcgtCCAGGCATAGTTTTTAGAAGAGGAGCCGATTCGTGGCCTTCTCCTGAACGTTCGTCAGCCATCTCGATATCGTACTTAAAACGACGTAAACGACGATGCGATACGAGCCGAAAACGGCCTCGTTCTTTTATAGATGTTTGTTAGAACGTgtaagagaagaaaagaagttaGTGTGTTGATGATACGGCCGATTTTAGGCCGAGCGCGCGCAGTGTACTGTTTTGTTAAGGAGATGAAGAAGCAGAGACAAGTTGCGGAACAGAAGTGAATGCGAGAATATCGAATATAATACCGTTTTCGCGTTGTCTTGCCATCGTGAGATTGTGCCAGAGGTGATATTATATTACGCTGTTTATTGCaaacaataaatattatattagtACGTTTTATAAATCGCGCGTTGTTCTTCGTGATCCTTGAAATAATTCTTCAGGTTCTCAAGGACCTCTAAGCTCGCGGATATGAAGGACTTCTAGACTGCAAGAGTCTGCGAATTTGAGAGATTTTTAGTTTGGAGACTTCAGAGTGCCAAGGATCTCCAATTCCTAAAAACTCCCAAGTCCAAAATATCTCTGAACCATGCAAATTTTTCAATCCTCCAAATCCTCCTATTTATCAATATTACAATTCCAAATCCTATACAAAAGAATAATTCTACCAATCCTACGATCTCCCATAAAAGCAAATATGAATCCAAATAATCATCTATACAATTCCCATTCACAGAGATCAGAGATCCATACCTCCTGGAACATCGGCAAACCTGTTGGTCAAGATATTTCTGGGCATGAAAAGTTATAAAAGAAGGGCCgggtaaaaagaagaaaaataaaacggAGCCATAAAATCAGATGACCGGAAAGTGGCTGACAAACTCTCAAAGAGATCCGCAAGAGTTTTATAGATGAGCTGCTAAGGATTCTCCATTGATAAATCATAAgatatatcattttttatattctaacggtcacataaataaaaaaatcgcATCTGATTAATAACTAATCAAATATTCGGGGATCGTTCCCTCGGCATACATTAAGGATCATCGATTTTCATATAACACTGCTGTGCGTCAGTGTACGTGGACATTGATGATTGTGTCGCGATATACGACCTTGTAGTGGGACACTGGCCCTAACGTCATCGATTCTTTTATACTCGATGCCTTTCATCGTTATAGGTGAAATTGTATAATGATCAACGAGTcgttaatgaaatattaaaatgacaTTAACCCCCTGACCTCGATTCAgaattatgcaatttgtttGCAAACATTCTTCAGAGTATCGAACAAGGTGAGACATACTTGTTATCAAACGAAGAGTACTTTAAGACTGTTTACAAGTACGTAATGAAAAAGTGATCCTGAGGCAACCGGTTTCCAGAAGGAGAACCTCGGATGGCGCCAATACAGGATATTGAACCAAATTTCATTAGTCCGTCTTGTTATCGAAACTTGTTCATgctaaatcaatattttaatcaGTCAACTCGAACGTGAACTGAAAGGCTGTCAATATTCCTGATAGAAATTAAAGGCAACGATCCTTTGATCATTCTGTTGGACATCGATTTCCAATTAAGCGCCGTGTCAGCCAGTCAGACAATGAACCCGACACCTTTTCGTAGAAGGAAAAGATGAACGATTCTAAATATCCTGGTCCTTCTAAATAATTCGTGGGTATTTTTAGAAAGGTCTGGTTTAGTATCCTAAAATGGCAGGCcctttatatatattttgccAATGACAGAAGGTCCAACTGGATGAAAAAGTAGGTGACCAAATTTTGGTTGAATAGAAACTCCACACCTACGTTCGGATGACCTTTCCTCATCTTCTCAAAGTGGAATATGCTACCAAAGTTAGGCTACTTAGCACAGATAGGAGTATTGAGAAATTTAAATAGGCATGGAtttaaaatgataatgaaCATCAGCCTTTGGAGGAATTCGTTGAAAGGAACGAAGTAACAGTTCTATTGAAGACTAATGGATGGACTTAATGGTATTATTCAGTCCGagatttattaaatatcgcAAATGTGAAGTGTTATCAGCGATTCAGTGACACAGATTATTAATAGCCTGTTCGAAGAAAGGATGAGATTAGcatggaaaaagaagaaagaagaaatgttTGCCTTGTTTTCTCCCCTTCGCCCTTTAAGGAACAGTTCAATGAACCATGGAATGTGAAGTTTATATCCATCTCAAGGACTGGCACTACCttctttcgttcttttttcCTGAAACCTTGCCCTGATACCGTGTTTTCGTGAAAAAGACCAGTCTGACCATCGTTCAGCCAAGCCCCAAACTAATCGTCGAAATTTCTATAAATAGACACGTTTCTCGATCAATTCTAAACATTCCCAATATTgatacattatttatttattaactcTACATAGTATCAGAGTCCgcaagtatttattttctGCAATTACTAATCGCGGTGCAATTTACTACGCTTTTAATTAACCACTGATACGCGATTCAAGTTTAAATCCCTGACAAGCAACTGTGTAACCAGTTACATTTGATATTACAAGACGTTACTTCCCTTAAGAACCGACGACACCTGTTTAGCAAGAAGGAAACAGGAAGCAATTAGTGTTGAGAGACTTAAAAGAATTAATGAGCtaaataatcaataattaCCAATGGAATGATCTCTTACCAATGACACAATAATTTCCTTTCACTAATCTAAGATGAATGTATCTTATTCCTAATTTAAAGTACTAATACCAAAATCAAATTTGAATACAAAAGAAGGAAATTCCACGAACAGCATACAGGAAAAAGCTTCTGTTTCTCGCTAAGAAATTTCAAAGCAACGAGAGAAAACTACCTGACCGATATTATGTACACGATACACGAAGAAATTCCATTCATCGTGGATCAAAAGGAAATGCACGCGGTACGTTGGCATCTGCTATGGTGCACGAGGAACACATGGCAAGTTCACGGCCGTCCCTTACGTGCAGCCTTCACCTCGGCCTCTTCAAGGCCAACACGAGAATCCTACTCTCTATGCAAATGCTCGTGTGGACTCGACATATTCATATTCGACAGAAGTGCTTTCGCGCGATAAATCATAGCTGAGCCGGTTCCGTCGCCCGACTTACATAATCAACGAGGACGCAAAATTTCTATCATTAACCGctacattttttttcctcgttACATTATATATTCGTGATTCGTATCGGGCAAACGATACGGCGACCCGTTATCGAACGAGGAACATTAGATAAAATCGAGAGAAGAATACATGAAGCACAGTGTTTGCGAAATGAGTTTTTCATATGGAATCATTAATCAAATGAGCGGACTGATTCGATGTCATTTATCACGACCAACTTCTGAATCTTTCTAGTATAATCATCTTATGGTCGTGATAAACAATCCTATTAAGTTTGGAGCGTGACACAGTTTCGTGACATAAAAGTACCGTAAAATACCACTTATGGCATATCAATTTgaagattaaaaattaatcaaaataacTATCTTTCTCATTTGGAGATATAAATTAGTGGACAATATTAACTGTAAATTAGTCAAtccattatttatttattatttgtattaagaatatcTTCTGTACTTTTACGTCGCACCCTCAAGATCAAGTATTAAATCATTCAGAAGCTATCTCTCAAAGTTCGCGAAAAATTCGTCAGCTTCGAATCTGGTTCACACCCTCTGCCCAACTTTCAGCTCGCTCATGCCTCGATGGTGCTGTTCGATCGGTAAAAGAACAACAGAAGAGCCCGATGTTTCTCGTGACTCGAACCTGCTGGGGGCAAAGAACAGCTCAGAGCAACGAGAGGGGAGAACGAGCCCGTTATAAGCACGAGCACCGGCTATTCAGCAGCTTAGCAACTTAGTGTCGGTCCCTGGATCCCTACTGGTAACAACGACAGGGACCAAGACTCGTGTTCCTCCTCGcgtgtttatttttcttccgGTTCCCGTGTTCACCGACGAACGATGGACCAACGACGTCGAACGTTATCACCCGCAACGATGCTGATGATGGTCATGATGACACTCGCGATGATCTTGTCGATCTCTGCCTCCACCGACGCAGATCAGCTAGGAAAATCGATGATCTTCGAATCGTTGGAGAAGGTCCATCACGACGAAAAAGATGACAATGCGGTGGTCGTCGACGGTGAGTGACGATCGACGTTTTCTTCCCGCTCGATCTGTTACATCaagatttaattattttcgcCACAGTAATTAGATATTAGTTAAAGTTTCAGATGATATTCATGATCTACCTCAACCATGATCAACGAGGATTTAAATGAAAGATTATTTTTCACATCGTACATTTAACCATTAGTCGTTCCTGGCAATAATTAGTCGATTAGCTTGATGTAGTATTGTTACCTCCTTCGTTGACGGTTGGACATCGATCACTTCAAGATCCCACCTGAAAGAGGAAGAATAGATATTAGTACAGTGATTCTGTGTCACTTATCACTCTCAATGATTAATGATACGAGTTCAAAGTTTACCGTAAATATCATGTATACGTAGAAAGAATGAAACGTCAGTATTGAGAGACGAGCAATCATCATCGCGTTCCATACACGGCAAACGGAAGTCTTCCAGGCGCGTACCAGCCTCGTCCGCTGGCGTGTGTGCGCGCACCTGTGTGTATCCTGGGTCACCGAACTCGCCGTCGTGAATCTGGATGGAATTCTATTGTGACATCTGGCTCCAAACAATTTGTCACCGCTCGATAATATGACATAAAAACTGTCCTTTAATTTCTTGAAAGTAGCGTGGGCTTGTTTTCTcagtaattaaaattccacACAGCACCAACGCTATGTCAACGAATGATGAAGAAGATCGTAAGAATACGGTGCAATATAGGCTTCTTGATTTGGTTTTCATTTTCAGAGACCCTAAAGAGAACCTAGGGACTCTACATTTCTCTTGATTGAAGAAACTGTACAAAATATACAAGCATTGTTAAATTGAAATGTATAGAAGCTAGTTCGATGACTTAAAGACATTCTTGCGTCAGATTCTTCTAATTGTAAGGAAGATTTATGCGGCGAACACGAGGCACCGTAAGAAATAAAAGTAGAAAGCCTATGTCAATCACACGGTTTTCTTGCGAACATGTCAAGCACGCACTATACGAAGCGCCGGACAATCTGCATTCATTACAACGGTAGAAGATGTGTCATTCTTTGTCAGACATCGTTAATGCACACACGTGTACATGTGTACGTGCCGAAGCAAATATTTAATGCCTTAGTAAACACGGCGACATGTTCGCAATCCTATCACGAACCTCTCGGAAAGCGAGAAGCTGACGGTAGAAAAGGAGTTTCTTTTAACGAAAAAGAAAGTAGAAATCGGTGTTCTTCCCAAAATTAATcgtttatcaatttttttcgCGCAGCTGCCGGCGACTCGGATGCTCCATTCGAGGCGAGGGACGGTCGTGGTATCCTTTGGAACGGTATTTCCAAGAGCGAGTCTTGTCTGACGTCGAAAGGCGATATTGGTCGTTGCACCAGCTTCAAGGAGTGCTACCCTTATTTCAAGATCCCTGATCTCAGCGCCCTCGACGGCTGGGTTCTAGGCGTTTACGATACCTGCAGCTACGTGCGAGATAATGGCCAAACGGCATTCGGGATCTGCTGCTCCAATGTACTTCCCGTTGTCATTCCACCCTTGGATAACAATGAAGAACCCATTCCAGAGGACGTACAGGTAATCGGTCGACCTAGGTGAATCAATGATCAATAGAgattcttaaatttttaatgatcataattattatcattgaTAAGACTCACCGTTTAGGTTCCCTTAGGACAAAAACATTTTTGAACATGGATCGTGGAGCTTTGGTTAGTTACCCGGAACTCGTAAAAATAATACGTGATACGAATCAAAAACGTTGGATCCGACATAGAAAGTTCCACTTCTAATTTCGCAAACGGTCTTTTACGACCCCGGTACAACTACCGTGCCAAATCGTACCACTCTCTAATCCTGATTCCTTTCTACAGAAATTTGAACGCTCTCTCGATGTTGCAGGGTAACGATAAGAACAAGGAGCAAGGAATGAAACCAAGGCCGCAGACACCGGGTCTTGGTTCCTGGCCGCCGCCGATACCGACGCATCCACCCGATCACACGATACCACCGTTGCCAACTCATCCGCCGTTTCCTGAATTACCAACGATCTCGACGATCAAACCAGTTTCCACGTCGAAGAAACCTGGCATCGCGACGACCTGGCCGACGAAAAAACCTGGCTGGTGGCAGGGCGCGTCCACCGCATCGACGCCGTCGACCAGCGAGAAACCGTCCGGTACCATTTCCAGCATCGACGCTTCTCAGTGCGGAGCGAAAAACGGTAATCAGGACCAGGAACGCATCGTGGGCGGTCAGAATGCTGACCCCGGCGAGTGGCCTTGGATCGCGGCGCTCTTCAACGCGGGCAGACAATTCTGCGGTGGTTCCCTCATCGACGATAAACACATTCTCACAGCGGCTCATTGCGTTGCCAAGTAAGTCTCTGATAGACGCGCGGCGTGATAAAAATCTTAGGTAGAgtcttcttcgtcttcgtaACAGTTTCTCTGGCAACTGTTAACTGGTTGTTCAAGGCTACTCCATTCATCGTGGACAATGACTCTGTCTTGTTATAGGTACATTTACTTGTAACCATCAACAAACACTGAATGGAAAGACAGGGTTACAGAGCAATAGTCTTGAACCACCAATTTGTACtctatgaaaaataaaacttgGTTCCTCTTTCCAGCATGAATTCCTGGGACGTAGCAAGGCTAACTGTTCGTCTAGGTGATTATAATATCAAAACGAACACTGAGATCCGACACGTCGAACGACGAGTGAAACGAGTGGTCAGACACAGGGGTTTCAATGGCCGAACCCTTTATAACGATGTCGCTCTGCTCACTCTTAATGAACCAGTTCCATTTACGGATCAGATACGACCTATTTGTCTTCCAAGTGGCTCGCAACTGTATTCTGGAAAGGTTGCTACTGTCATCGGTTGGGGCTCCTTGAGAGAAAGTAAGAGTTGAAGAGTTGTGAAGCTTTGATTTCGTGAGAATGTCTTGTGAGataaatttttgatactgTTATCTAGGTGGGCCACAACCGGCAATACTTCAAGAAGTTTCGATACCCATCTGGCCCAATAGTGAATGCAAGGTGAAATACGGTGCAGCAGCACCTGGTGGTATCGTCGACAGCTTCTTATGCGCTGGTCGAGCTGCAAAGGATTCTTGTTCAGTTTGTATCGTGACAATTCATGATTATACGTGAATACTGATTGTATTATTAATCGTATCTTCTGAATTGTAGGGTGACAGTGGTGGTCCTCTGATGGTGAACGATGGACGCTGGACGCAAGTAGGTATCGTTAGCTGGGGTATCGGATGTGGTAAAGGCCAGTATCCTGGTGTTTACACTAGAGTAACGCACTTCCTTCCCTGGATTTATAAGAACCTAAAGTAAACAATGCAACAGGGAACGCGTTACTCCAcctgtttaataaaaaaattatctcATTTTGGTCGTTGTCACCGTCACATTAAACATCATGTGTTTTATACATGTAAAAATAACAGCTTCCGTTTTCTATAGCTCCTTATACGATAAGATTCGCTCGAATAAAGCGAATCGTGGTTGCTAAGTGATAGACATCTTCATCTAGAGATAAGTAATCAGACAagaattataaattgtaataaaatattttatagtatACTATCCATatacaattatataaaaaatagttTTACAATTTAACAATTCCTTCGTTATATTGCATTACTCCTGTCGCAAAGCAGGCAACGTTTGAACAGTTTTCAATTAGATCATTGACGCTCCAGTTGATGCTACGTGTCGCAGTTGCTCACGTTCAGATGTTGCATAATATTCCGTgctaaaataaataatacgtttaacgattgaataaaaaatatcctGTATATCGTATAAGTTAGGGTACCTTGAAAATAACAAGTATCGTAGTTGTCGTCCGGTTGCGGAATAAAAGGTGGCACCGCTTTGATCGGTTCGTTCCAAGGGAACTCCTCGAAAAGTTTCATAGCTCTTACTTCCGTGGCAGAAGGCCGCTCATTTTGATCTAAAGTGAGCAGAGCGTCTATGGCTTGCGTAGCTTGTGCTGATAATGCTTCTTCGTCCTCTGGCCAAGGAACGTCCCTTGCCAGAATATTCGCAAATACAGCCTGCGGTGTTTCGTCGTTGAAAGGTGGAACGCCGGTGGAAAATTCAAAGAGACATACACCCAAGGCCCACCAGTCTACTGCAGGACCATGGCCTTGCTTCAGAAGCAATTCTGGAGCTAAATAATCAGGTGTTCCAAGTATACGATCGTCCGACCGATTCGCTCCAGTTTGAGCACCCCTTCTTACCGATTTTGGGGTGCGATAAGGCGTATAACAGTTGCCTGAATTTGCTGGTGTCTTTATAGGTGATATATCGTGAGGAGAACGATGTTCCTTTGAACTATCGTCCATAGGTACCTCAGGAGCTGAATTCGACTTGAGAGTGGGTGGAAGTTGAAATCTTGTAGTTTTGATCAAAGGCGCCGTTTCCTCTTCAgatttctcttccttttcttcgctATTACATCTCTGTTTCGTAGACGATACTGGCGTACTGAATGCAACTCTACCTCCTGACCCATTTTCCTGTCCTCCAGTTACATTGCTAACGTTACTCCCTGGTTTAATTGATTCAGAATTGCTAGAATTCATCGGACTTCTGGAAAATATAGAACCacgattctttctttttggGGTTTTGTCAACGTCAAGATCCATCGCGCTTATTTCGCTCGTTAGACCAGTTGTTCCTGTTACGGTCCTCTTTCTTTTCGAACCTCTAGTAAGCGTGCTTATGCATGTACTCAGCGGACTAGTGTGAATAACGGGTTGCTGAGATTGTTCAGCTTCTAACGTCGATTcgtcttcttcctcttcgacTAGATTATGATTAAGCTGACTATTGACGCGAATCGAAGAAGCCTCACACGTGTGATAACTTCCTGAACTACTTTCTTCGTCATTTTCCAATATACAATTGTTCCCTATACGTACTCCCAACTGAAGATCCTCGGCAGATTGGAAAGGAGTAATGCCAGATACGCGAGAGTAGTCGTCTGATGTAGTAGCAGAAGAATATAACGAATTAGGCGACGACTGCATTCTTGTACAATTTCGTTGTAAAGCAGACAGTAAATTAACACCGGGTGTGCTTTTATCACTGAGACTGGATTCGCTTCTAGACCTCTGTCCAGAGCCAAAAGACAAATGGGAGGTCAGCGAGAGTAGTTGTCCAGGAGTTCTAGCGCAAAGGCTAGGAGTACAATTTACTAGATCAGATATCTCAAGGTCTCTGTGCAACGATATTTTACTAAGCCCAAAATCTGTGAGCTTAACGTGTCCCTCTTTTGACAAAAGCATGTTATCCGGCTTTAAATCTCTATGTACAATTCCATGAGAGTGAAGATATTCTAATGCAAGGCATACTTCTGCTGTATAAAATGCTGCCATGGACTCTTCCATGTAACCATACATACCCAGCAAGCTCTTAAGATCTCCACCCACCATGTATTCCATTACTAAGTAGACACTGCTAACAGATTGCAGTGAATAAAATAACTGAACACAATAAGCGCTATGCGTTAATGCCAATGCATTTCTCTCGATTATCACCTGTGAGGCCATGTTCTTATTTATcatttcgtttttcttcaTCACCTTAATCGCATATAACTGCTCAGGATTTGATCTTTTGTAACCAAGAAATACTTTACCAAATGCTCCACGACTTATAGGTTTCACAATTTTGAAATCTTGAATTTCTGGTACCTAAATAATAAGCACAGTATTAAATAACAGTACacgtaattaaaaatgtagtTTACTAATAATTTATCTACCTTTGTTGTAGGGTTAACAATCTTCGATATGGTATTAAATATGGAATTGTCGATTTGTTTGCTTGTTGACGATTGTTGCGGAGTACGCTCTCCAAATGGAATTTCACGTCCATTTTCTGAGTCATTATAGTTTGCGCAAACATTTTCATCGTCCGTCTCAGAGATTTGATTATTACCGTTTTGACATGTATTTGGCGAATTAATCGCCGCcttttccatttaaaaaagtaaCCTATCTAAGTCCGAGAGAGGAATTTACGTAACAGAACGTAAAATATCAAAACTCcgatttataaaataattctgtGACTCAAAATACATGAAGTTTTATTCATCGTTCTTTCATATTTTACGTTTTTCTCCCGTGTATTCAAATAAACTTTAACGGCTACCTGACATGTTTTAAAATCAACATGTATACACAAGTATCAACAAGTATCAGCATAGCAGCAAATTCAAGGTATTTGAAAGTATCAGAACCACCAActataatcatttttttactAACATACATTATGTAGTGTGAATCAAATATATTGAATAATCAGTCAAATTCTTGTAGCAGTTACACAAACaatatgattaaattgatcaTGCACATTTATAATTGACCCCTTtctttattatacattttGTTTATAGGGATTTTCGTAACTTTCATAAGGTTACCCTGGAAGATTACGATTCCCGCCTTTGAATTTTTTGTGCGCAATGCAGACCAACGTCTGTTATGTGGAATTGTTGGTTGTTGAAGAGCGTATCAAGTATTTACGTAAATGCGAATTTGTCACATCATTacaagttttattttttaacatttcaaCATATTTCtagttgaatatttttttacaaacaGTGTACACTTCTGtatatattacaaattatacgTTTTCGTAACCTCACAATGTCGGGTAAGGTAGTAAAGAAAGCACCTAAAAGAAAAGGTGCAAATGCGTATAAATTGCCAGATCCAATATCTGCTGGTGAGATATTAACAGATATTGCTAAACACCAATGGATTCTTGGCAAATCAATCGGTGTTGGAGGTTTTGGCGAAATTTATTCTGGTATGCACTTATTCTCATGTTATCACACCTTGCTTTTATCCAATTTAGTTTCTATGTGTGAACAGTATTTCATATCTTCTaagttatataatttttaatagataaaataataatcagaTAATTTTACTAATAATTACAGCTGCTCCTTACAGAGGAAAGAGTCCAAAAGAATATCCctatgtaattaaaattgtgaGTATTTgagatacttttttttatatttcattgttttaGTTGAAgtctttttaaaaattacaaaattataggAACCACATGGAAATGGACCATTGTTTGTAGAAATGCATTTTTATATGAGAAATGCCAAACCAGATGAAAGTGAgttatttcaataattcagttataattttgtaagaaagaaaagattattatattacttgtTTTAGTTGATAAttggaggaagaaaaagaagctcCCAGGACTTGGCATGCCTCAATATATTGGCTCTGGAAGTcatgaatataaaaatacaaaataccgATTTGTAGTAATGAATCGGTATGGTACAGATTTATGGAAACTATTTGAAGCAAACAGTAGGAGATTTCCAGAACATACAGTATACAAAATAGCTTTACAAATAGTAAGAAGAACCACCTAAGCATTTCATTATTCAACACATGCAATGTTTTAAACAtctgaaattaattacataattttaGATAAACATATTGGAATATATCCATCACAAAACATATGTCCATGCAGATATAAAGGGAGCAAATTTGTTACTAGATTTAACATCTGAGAATCAAGTTTATTTAGTAGATT from Osmia bicornis bicornis chromosome 15, iOsmBic2.1, whole genome shotgun sequence includes the following:
- the LOC114877714 gene encoding proclotting enzyme-like isoform X2, whose product is MDQRRRTLSPATMLMMVMMTLAMILSISASTDADQLGKSMIFESLEKVHHDEKDDNAVVVDAAGDSDAPFEARDGRGILWNGISKSESCLTSKGDIGRCTSFKECYPYFKIPDLSALDGWVLGVYDTCSYVRDNGQTAFGICCSNVLPVVIPPLDNNEEPIPEDVQGNDKNKEQGMKPRPQTPGLGSWPPPIPTHPPDHTIPPLPTHPPFPELPTISTIKPVSTSKKPGIATTWPTKKPGWWQGASTASTPSTSEKPSGTISSIDASQCGAKNGNQDQERIVGGQNADPGEWPWIAALFNAGRQFCGGSLIDDKHILTAAHCVANMNSWDVARLTVRLGDYNIKTNTEIRHVERRVKRVVRHRGFNGRTLYNDVALLTLNEPVPFTDQIRPICLPSGSQLYSGKVATVIGWGSLRESGPQPAILQEVSIPIWPNSECKVKYGAAAPGGIVDSFLCAGRAAKDSCSGDSGGPLMVNDGRWTQVGIVSWGIGCGKGQYPGVYTRVTHFLPWIYKNLK
- the LOC114877714 gene encoding proclotting enzyme-like isoform X1, translated to MSSTHYTKRRTICIHYNGRRCVILCQTSLMHTRVHVYVPKQIFNALVNTATCSQSYHEPLGKREADAAGDSDAPFEARDGRGILWNGISKSESCLTSKGDIGRCTSFKECYPYFKIPDLSALDGWVLGVYDTCSYVRDNGQTAFGICCSNVLPVVIPPLDNNEEPIPEDVQGNDKNKEQGMKPRPQTPGLGSWPPPIPTHPPDHTIPPLPTHPPFPELPTISTIKPVSTSKKPGIATTWPTKKPGWWQGASTASTPSTSEKPSGTISSIDASQCGAKNGNQDQERIVGGQNADPGEWPWIAALFNAGRQFCGGSLIDDKHILTAAHCVANMNSWDVARLTVRLGDYNIKTNTEIRHVERRVKRVVRHRGFNGRTLYNDVALLTLNEPVPFTDQIRPICLPSGSQLYSGKVATVIGWGSLRESGPQPAILQEVSIPIWPNSECKVKYGAAAPGGIVDSFLCAGRAAKDSCSGDSGGPLMVNDGRWTQVGIVSWGIGCGKGQYPGVYTRVTHFLPWIYKNLK
- the LOC114877713 gene encoding serine/threonine-protein kinase greatwall translates to MEKAAINSPNTCQNGNNQISETDDENVCANYNDSENGREIPFGERTPQQSSTSKQIDNSIFNTISKIVNPTTKVPEIQDFKIVKPISRGAFGKVFLGYKRSNPEQLYAIKVMKKNEMINKNMASQVIIERNALALTHSAYCVQLFYSLQSVSSVYLVMEYMVGGDLKSLLGMYGYMEESMAAFYTAEVCLALEYLHSHGIVHRDLKPDNMLLSKEGHVKLTDFGLSKISLHRDLEISDLVNCTPSLCARTPGQLLSLTSHLSFGSGQRSRSESSLSDKSTPGVNLLSALQRNCTRMQSSPNSLYSSATTSDDYSRVSGITPFQSAEDLQLGVRIGNNCILENDEESSSGSYHTCEASSIRVNSQLNHNLVEEEEDESTLEAEQSQQPVIHTSPLSTCISTLTRGSKRKRTVTGTTGLTSEISAMDLDVDKTPKRKNRGSIFSRSPMNSSNSESIKPGSNVSNVTGGQENGSGGRVAFSTPVSSTKQRCNSEEKEEKSEEETAPLIKTTRFQLPPTLKSNSAPEVPMDDSSKEHRSPHDISPIKTPANSGNCYTPYRTPKSVRRGAQTGANRSDDRILGTPDYLAPELLLKQGHGPAVDWWALGVCLFEFSTGVPPFNDETPQAVFANILARDVPWPEDEEALSAQATQAIDALLTLDQNERPSATEVRAMKLFEEFPWNEPIKAVPPFIPQPDDNYDTCYFQARNIMQHLNVSNCDT